A single region of the Mercenaria mercenaria strain notata chromosome 6, MADL_Memer_1, whole genome shotgun sequence genome encodes:
- the LOC123550431 gene encoding putative nuclease HARBI1, whose translation MDYFCNILCSRFIVWPKEDEKNEIIRNFQSKKGFPGVIGTLDGSHIPITPPIDRQGEYINRKGFHSVVLQAVCRHEKRFTHIYCGWPGRVHDARVYRNSDIYSNLNELCGHNHILGDGAYPNSRCLLTAYRDTGHLTAPQKLYNKIHSSTRCIIENSFGLLKGRFRRLQHINIYNIEKVVKVIVSCCVLHNMCIMNTDELDDIYDDHVDDNPDCPLQYRIEDAEGTLKRILITRQLSS comes from the coding sequence ATGGactatttttgtaatattttatgtagTCGGTTCATTGTGTGGCCAAAGGAAGATGAAAAAAATGAGATCATTAGAAATTTCCAATCAAAGAAAGGCTTCCCGGGCGTTATTGGGACATTGGATGGGTCACATATTCCTATTACACCACCAATAGACAGACAGGGAGAGTACATCAACAGAAAAGGCTTCCACTCAGTTGTGCTGCAGGCAGTCTGTAGGCATGAAAAAAGATTCACACATATCTACTGCGGTTGGCCAGGGCGAGTACATGACGCCAGAGTTTATCGGAACTCTGATATTTACAGTAACCTTAATGAACTATGTGGACATAATCATATTCTTGGAGACGGAGCATACCCAAATAGTAGATGTCTTTTGACCGCATACAGAGATACTGGTCATTTGACAGCACCACAGAAATTGTACAATAAAATACATTCTAGTACAAGATGTATAATTGAAAACAGCTTTGGATTACTTAAAGGAAGATTTAGGCGTCTCCAgcatattaatatatataatattgagAAAGTTGTGAAAGTGATAGTGAGTTGTTGTGTTTTGCACAATATGTGCATCATGAATACTGATGAGTTAGACGATATATATGACGATCATGTGGATGATAATCCAGATTGTCCACTACAATATCGCATTGAAGATGCTGAAGGAACACTGAAACGTATACTTATTACAAGACAGTTGTCATCTTAA